A region of the Dasypus novemcinctus isolate mDasNov1 chromosome X, mDasNov1.1.hap2, whole genome shotgun sequence genome:
GGAAAATTCCTGCTTCCAGTGATCATTCTTACTTTTCAGGAAGTTAGGATAActtctctaaacctcagtttgTTTAATCTCCTTTCCTTGGTCCACTGTTCAGAAAGCCATTAACTTTCAGAACTACCCAATCAGTGTAGTCTTCAGGGTATAATTGATTGTGTTTAATTAGATGTTCACACTCTTCTTAGAGGAACAAGATGTGCATTCTACTTTTCAAGTGAAGGGGTGCCATGATTGGGTGTAAATAAGCTCTCACTTCTTCTGAGAATGCTAAGGACAACCTGTTGACAGCTTTCTAGAGTCCAATTTCTCAAGTGGCACAAATACCCAAGCTAACCCTTTCTAGTGGAATAAACCATACAGCCTACCTGACTTCTGAGATAAGTGTACTGCCTTGTTGAGAAGACTAGAGGAAGCTTCTTTATGAAAAATCTGTGTTGAGTGTCCACAGCATGCTTCCCGGCAACAACTATTGTTATCACTGTCATCTTGAAGAATGTGTATTGACCTCGGGGACCTTGACAAATGACGCTTAGGGGAAATTGATATATTTGAAGGAGGCAAATATATTACTCACTGGGGCCAAAGGCAAATACTACAAACCCTTGCAGTATCCACAGGCATCATCTATAGCCCTCTGAATATTAGACAACACCTGCCATGCTCTGAGATAATTAACATCTTCTTATCCCTGGTATTGTGACTTGCTAGGAATGTTATTAGAGCTCTAAACCAGTACTCCCCAAATTTATAATAAGCAACTAAGTGATGTCAGGGTTCCTGGCCTGAGGACAATACTCTGAGTGGCAAGATGCTCTTGAACCACCTGCTTTCGCAAGGTATTCTCCCTTGCAGACTAGCAAGTGGGACACTCGTAACCCTTCACCTAGGAGGCAAGCCTGGCCATTTAAAGAAGTCACTCCTTGCATGGTTTACTTAGTAAACATTCTATTTGCCCTGTGCACTGTGTTTACATTGGAAAGCACTCCTTTTATGTCTGTGTCCTTACAATCTTTTTATCATGGTCAGTAAAATTGTCAAATGTATCTTGGGGAGAGAGCTGTCAGGAAAGGCATACTGAAGGTAATTACATGTCATAATATCAGAGGAAAACCTCCATATCCCAAGGAAAAACATATGACAGATTCTGTTATATGCCAATTAATGCAGTCTTCAGCAGGCCATGGTTTTCAATTATAAACTTCAACTTCTGAACATTGGTCAGTGGTGTGTGAGATGATTTGTGCTTTAATAAATGATAATTTCATTGCCTGATCTGGTCTTGGATGAAACAGCAATGACGAGAGATCATATAATACCTATGTGCAGCCGTCACTGACAGTGATGTCCTAGTAAGCTTCTGTTCCTAAGGAGCAGACAAATTACAGCAAACGACAGGGATTATAAACAATAGAATCTATTTGGGTCTGAGGACGAAGGCTGGATTCCTTTCCTGGCAGAGTGTATCAGTTAACAATGCTTTTAGCTTCAAGTGATAGAGAATCTGATTCACAGAGGCATAAATAGATAGCAGTTGTTATTCTAACATATAAAGAAGTCTGGAATTAGGTGGTTCATAGTATTTGTTCAATGATTTGATGATGTCAGAACCAGTGTCTTTGTACTTCTTTGCCTTTCCTGCCAGCCTGTCACCTCATGGTTGCAGAATGGCCGTGGAAGCTGCACAAGGTATTTCGGAACTTAACAAGGAAGGAAAAGTTGTCAAAGAAATCTCGAGAAgatctctctttttatcttttagtaCTGTCACCTGCCACACAAAGGAGGCTGAGAAAATTTTCAATCATCTGGGCTACCTTGAAAATATTGGAACTCcagtaggaagaaaaaaaggagaaatggatAGTGGGTAGAAAACCATATGTCACACTAAAAGTAACTAGCAGTAAAATTTTGCTGACTACTAGgactaaaattttttcttttcttagcaaAATTCAGTCTTTGTTATGAGGAAAttgggtgtgtgtgcatgtgtgtttgtgtgtgaatgTGGGTCGGTATTGAAAATAAGCAGAGGTCAAATAAACTTTCATCATCAAAGTTTCATTTCCTCTGAGTGAGATAACTATATACATGCTTAGTTTTGAAGATATAAATATCTAAATGACACAAATTTCACCTCAATTCAAAAGCAAAGGCAAACAGATATGACATTTCCATACAAAGCGTTTCATAAATTCAGCAAcagaatttctaaaattttaagtataaaacACATTATCCTGCAGAAAGTACAGATATTAAACAACTTATGTTCCCAGCTTAATGAATTCCTAATGATTTGGAAAGGAAACCCTGTGCTAATAGTTATAATTAGGATGCCTCTTGGGTCACTTTAAGATTCAGATCTTGATGAGAAACAATCAGTAAGGTCTTTGCATAAAGAATGAAGCAGCATGGAACCTGAAAAAaggtatattcatttttaaaatatcctttggacatttactctttttttaattagagaggtgtgggttacagaaaaataatacataaaatacagggttcccatataccaccctactattaacaccttACTTtggtgtagtatatttgttaaaactgatgaaagcacatttttataattgtgctattaactatagtccatggtttaacctagggtttgctgtttgtgttgtgcagtttcagtgatttttttaaaaaaattattctagaaacatatatcaaacataaaatttcccctttggaccacattcaattatataatttagtgctattaattatgttcacagtgttgtgctatcatcaccaccatacaTTATCAAAACGTTTTTCATAATCCTAAGTAGAAACTCTGTACACTATAAGTTCTACCACCactctgtcccctggtaacctatattctagattctgactctatgagatTGATTATTCtgattaattcatatcagtgagatcatataatagttgtccttttgtgtctggcttatttcagtcaacatggtGTATTCTAGATTCAACCTTGTCCCATGTATCaggaattcatttattttcatggcctgagtgtatataccacatttgtttatccattcattggttgatggatacttgggttgttttcatcttttggccgtagtgaataatgccgctgtgaacactggtgtgcaaatatttctgtttgagtccctgctttaattcttttggttatatacctagaagtggtatAGCTAGGGagcacatggtaattctatacgtaactttctaaggaactgtcaaactgtcttgcacagtggttgcaccattttacattcctactagcAATAAagattgttcctatttctccacatcctctccaaaacttttaattttcattttttttaatagtatccatTCTAGTAGTTGTGAAATcgtagctcattgtggttttgatttgcatttctccaaaatttaatgatgttgagcatgttttcatgtgcttttttgccatttgtatattgtctttggagaaatgtctattcaagtctgttGCCTGTTTTATTTAAAGATgcattgcttgtctttttattgttaaattgtccTTCTTCATATATTGTAGGATAGTAAGCCCTTAtcagatttccaaatattttctcccattgtgtaggttgtcattttattttcatgataaaatcctgagacacaaaaattttttcttttttttttttgtcttggatGGAAAGTCTAAGATATcattgcctaaaacaaggtcCTTAATatgcttcccttcattttcttctaagagtttgctagttctgtctcttatatttaggtctttaatccattctgagttggtttttatatatggtgtgaggtaggggttttccttcattcttttacatatagacatccagttttcccagcaccatttgttcaagaggctattctttcctaattgagtggGCCTGACACCctggtcaaaaatcagttggccataaatgtgaaggttgatttatgaactctctatttgatggcattggtctatatgtctatcctttaGTCTGTACAattctgttttgattactttggctttgaaataagttttacATTCaagaagtgtgaatcctccaacttggttctttttcaagatggctttggctatttgaggaCTCTTAACCTTCTATATAAATCTGATGATTAGCATTTCCATTTCTAAGaagaagattgttggaattttgataagtATTGCATTGGATCTATAGATtgttttggatagaattgacatcttaacaatatttagtcttctaatccatcatcatggaatgcccttcccatttatttaagtcttctttgattttttaaaacaatgttttatagttttctgtgcacaagtcCTTTACAGGATGTTGatcatttaaataataaatatcttcCTACTGATGTGACTATAGATTTGCTTTACATTTTTAGGTATGCTTCTGCATCAACTAGAGTTAGCTAGGCCTATATTAGATTTTAGAATTTTACACACCATTGAGACTGGTtatctgttttgcttttattttttatttcatttagcctCAATAAATAATTTAGAAACTGGGAGTTAACCCTTGTTTTGAAATTGAGGAAAAATtcatttttgggggggaggggatgatgtatttctctttcttgaataaataaatagtatatgTGTTCAAAACCAGGCTTTTTGGCTGATTTATAACATTTTGAAGCTGATTTATAACATTTTGAAGGTGAATGCCTCATTTAATACTCTTTCTCTGTGCTTTCTGGCTGTGAATtagctcatatatttttatctgtAGCCTAGTCACCAGATGAAAGGGAATGATGATTTCTGTTTTGCAGATTATAATATCTGGAGGAGTAAAAATGAGATAAAAgacaaattttaatttatttttttttatctacaggaaatagaagtgtttcacacaCTCTCATAGAAAGTCTACTAGCAGatagtgattttgaaaatatatgatgCAGGCTTATTTTGATTTCTGTTGAGTCAGAAGATTAGTTCTTACTAGAGAATTCCCTTTCTGCTTCCAAATGAAAGTATAAAGTAGCTGGTATCAGTGTATAAAGGATAGATAAGGCAGGGTCCTGGTGGAATTGTGTGGCAGATATACAAGCTAGTATTTCAGAGGAATTTGTGTATCTCAGAGTGACAGAAGTCACAGACCTTGGGAGATGTGTCCATTGCTGCCGAGTACTGTGTTCTTATTTCACATTGTTTCCCCTTCCCTTACTGACATACTTGTAGGTGCTGTTCCTCCATCTGTATTTGCACAGAGCATGGAATCTGCTTCCACCCACAGCACTTGGAAATTGAGTCCTGAGCTCTCCCAATGTTGAAAACTCTTTGAGGGCAGACCCATGACCTCAAACTCCAGAGGGCAAGGAGTGTGTCTCATCTCGTTCACCATTATTCTTGATGCCCCATATAttggtgaataaatgaatgaacccaCTGAGATTCTTATTTAAATTCCTCTTTCACTTTAAGATTCACAGACCTCTAAATTAAAAGATCTCATTGGAAAGTCGTGCCTGattttcattatattattcaACTTGGGTTGAGAGAGTTTGTGGTATAACTTTGAAATGTACTTGAAATATCTTGACCTTTTATTTTGGAGTACAATGATCAGAGGGAATAAGATATGCAGCagtaaagcaaagaaaaaaaggtaggggttggggagaaagaaaaaagtgttgAAGTTGATAGGTATGGGCACATTCAGGTTTTAAATTAACTTTACACATTGCTACCTAAGAAACATACAATAAAATGGGAAGCTCTGCTACTCTTTGGAGGTATTTTTTTAGCTCTACAAAATGAGGCTGTACTACTAAAAAGATGCCAGCTTCCCTGCTGGGCAGCCTGCCAACATTTCACTCAGGCACTGAGTTCTTTCTTAGATGCTTTGGCGTCTGTACCCTTCCTGCTGTTCCCTGCTTTGCCAAAGACTCAGCCTCCCTGAGCCATGTGAGAGCCTGCCCTTTTGTTGTACTTGAGTAGAGAATGTTTCCAACATTTCAACTGCACTTTTCCTGGTGAGCTGGAACAAGAGAAAAACAGTGTGACAACTGTGGGTCTCTCGAGCCAAAATGTAAGAGCTGTTTTGATGTTATGCTTCCCATCCTTGAAGTGAGTGGGCATCCCTCCAAGTCCTTCTGGCTTTGAAGTGGTATTCAGATCTGTCTTTGTCCTGAGAGATGCTGTGGGAGATTCTATAACTGTTTTAGCTTTGAAGCTCCTGTCATGAGTTACCTGGAGAACATTGTACCAGAGACACTTAAACTTGGTTACATTTTTCAGTTATCTATGGCTGCATAACAAAATACCTCAAAACCTAGTGGCTTATGTTTTGTTTATCATTATTGCTCAAAAGTCTACAGGTCATCTGGTTGTTTGGTTCATCATGGCCAGGCTCGATTGATCTTGGCTGGGCTTGTCTGTATTTCCACAGTTAGCTAAAAGGTTAGCTGATACTGGCTAATTTGTGATGGTGTCACTAATATGTCTTGCATTTGGTCATTTGTCACCTGGGTTGCTAGGAGTAACTGTGTTCCAAGAGTGGGGATGGAAGCATGAAAGGCCTCTTGAGGCTTAGGTTCATATTTGACATACCATGACTTCCAGTGCATTCTGTTGACCAAAGGAAGTCATATGGCTAGTTACAAAGGGTAGAGAACTAGACTCTACCTCTTGAGGAGAGAAACTACAAGGTAAAATTGCAAGGGTAAGGAAATGGAGAGGGAAAGACTTTGTGGCGGACTTTGCAATCTGTCGCTGCATGTGACATCATAGGCAGCATGACGTAGTGGGTTGTTCATGGATGTATGAATATGTGTTCTCAGGGTTTCAGACCTctgggaattgtgggaagatgtgTGTGCAGGAGAAGCATGGGGCAGGTAATGAGGAGTTTTCCACACCCTTGCATATCCTTTGCCTCCAACATCTCTTCACTAGGGCTGTGTAAATAATCACAAAAAGCTCTCTTCACCTCACAAGTGTCATGGACCATTTAGCCCTGCCCCTGCCATAAGGCCAATACTAAGTATTAAATGTTTACAACTGCAAAGTGAGGACACGATAGATGTGGTGCCATTCACTATTGTGCTTTTACTATTTGCTGTTCAATAGCTTTTTGgttgaaaagcaaaaaaaaaaaaaaaaggatgattaTTCAACCCAATTATCAAgctattatattatatattgaaTACAGTTCCTGCCTTATGATTGAAGCACCATGACTTGATACCTGAGATTTCCCCCTCTAACCAATACAATTACACAGCCCACTTAGCAAATGTCCATAGTGTATGTATTTTGTATAGTCACTTCACTCTGACTTCATCTCCGTTATTgtactcatttttatttcctgtggTAGTCATCATGGCTCTAAGGCCCTAGATGACGTGCACGCCCCGTTCCTGGACTCccctctctgacctcatctcccacctctctctcctgtaGTCCCACTGTTCGGGGCACACTGGCCTCCCAGCTATTCCTCAAACACGTGGGCACACTCTCATATTAGGGCCTTTGCCTGAGGTGTTCCCTCAAATTAGAAAACTTCCCGTGAACATCACCTTGGCTAGCAATTTCACCTCCTTCAGGTCATTGTTCAGATGGTACCTTCTCAACAAGGCCTACACTGACCTTCCTATTTAATATGGCACATTgctcctccccatccccccacaaCATCCCAGTTCTCCTTCCCAGCTCTACATCTGCTTTCTTCCTTTAACACTGATCACTTTCTAATATACTAGTTAACTCACTTATAAAATTCACTGCGTATTGTCTgaacttccttttcctgtgtgttggGGGTTCCCAAGACTATACCGTTTTTGATAATTTGCTAGGAGTACCCAGAATGAAGATGTACTCAGGACGATGATTTATTACAGCAAAGGATGAAAAGCAAGCAAAATCAAATCAACAAAGGGGGAAAAGTGCATGAAGTGAATTCTGGAGTAATCCAGACTCAAGCTTCCAAGGGTCCCCTCTCCCAGTGTAGGATGTGTTTAATTCCTCTAGTAACAAATTGTGACAACCTGTGGAATGTGCCTACCGGATAAATTCATAAGAGATGCAGTTCTCATAGATTTTGTTGGGGGCTGAATTCATAGACATCTTTTGACTATCACATAAAAAAATTCCAGACTaccagaaggaaagaaggggTTCAGCATAAACAGTATTGTTTGTACAAAGTACAGGCACAGTGAGCCACTCTTAGTTACAATGGTAGCAGTCCTCTTGAAATTCAAGTACCCAGATCTTAGCCAAACTTGCAAGCagtgttatagaccagcgatatcgaccagactcggactctgaataaagttccaattgagaggcTTATTTGCCGCGCTGTGACTGCCTCGTCCtatgcagaggggagagcagccccgagtcgcggggggagtttgcttatataggcttttaggttcagggcggggggcaatagctcagcaagcaggcatgtacagaagcaggtgtttgtgGTTAATCAAGCGCTGGGAATTCTCTCAGGGGAGATAAGCGGTTggggagttcttgttatttacaagggtctgggtcaggttggtcttttggtaGGGGCTGACaacactttctacaggaggaggccttgagataaggttctACAGtcaagcaagcttgttacagaagcgagatataggcggttagggggctgtggaattttcctctccggtgggggtggtcacaggctcctacttctccacagcAGGACTTTCTAATGACAACAGTCTCAGGACTGCTATGTTAACTCTTTTCTAAATACCCTGCACCACAATGCATCCCAGCagctagaacagtgcctggcctattgtaggtgctcaataaacacttgttgaatgaatggatgaaaccGTGGCCCTTGAATGGTCTTTGTCTATGGTAGAAATACCACACAAAGGAAGACCAATTTTCTGAGTTATCCCCATGAGGCTTTACCTGAACCAGCAagcccatatactcccacccagACATCTCCCTGTCCACGGGCAGAAACAAGTCCTGATCCGATTCTCTGATTCTTTCATATGTAAGTCTTTTCCCTCAAAGAGCATATAGGACAGGAGCTAGAAAAGCTCTTTTGCCTCAAGAGGCCTTTTGCCCAGGAGCAATATGTCCATATTAACTTAATTATTTGCTTTGTGAGGGTGCAGGTATCTTGATTCTGCTTTTCCTCgtcctgcttttatttttcaccatCCCATAGTGCCTAGCACAATGCTAAGTAAATGTTATATTGTCTTTAGACATTTATTGACTGACTTGGACTGAAAACTGGCCTGGGTggatcatttgtttttaccaGTGTGGCTTGTTGTGACATTTGTGCCAGCTATGTCTTAGtttcttcctttaaaatgttaattgtaaAAGGGAGGAGTGACACATTAAAGGACTTTCCCCCATAGCCATgtgcatttccttctttttctgtttccagaTCTTGAATCATTTTTCTTAGTGACTGTGTACGCTCTTCAGTTTATATTTTATCAGTGACTTTTTAGGCAGAAACCTCATTTTTCACTCCCTGCTCCCTCAGTAATAGAATGATTAAGCTAATTTCAAAACTCTTGTGTCAGGATTTCATCCCATCTGGAAAATCTATCTATTTCACCAGGGGTCCACTTATCATATTCTGAAACTTGACAAATGGATGGAATTAGGTGCTGAGATTCCACAAAATGCACCTGGCCCATATTTTGCATCTCCTTTAAGGCTGGCCTCAGCTCAAAAATTTATCGTAAGGGAAAAATATAGGTTTCCAAATGAATATCAAAGTGCCGTCTTAGAATATAAATCTTATATAACATTTGTCattaaaattaagttttaatATAATTGCAAGAAAGTGAAATATCTTTCCTGCCATAGAATATGCTAGGTTGGCATCTTAATAACAATTTTAACTAATGCTGAGTCACTTTTGTATGAGGAGAACATTTTTCTGGATGGAAGGGGAGTTAAGAATCTATTCTTAGGGCAAATGAAAAATTATTGCACATCAAGATTCCCACCCAGACTGATCAGATGAATTAATATTTTGGCCAAGAAATGATAAATTCTGAGAGAGATAAACTGTCAGGGAGCATTCACCAGCAACTTTAACAAATGACTTGGTCTtgacagaaatgttttaaatacaGCTGCTACCTGTTTTAAAGTATGTAATCATTTTGACAAAACTGGGTTAGCTTTtcctgaaactttaaaaaaatctgacatgaaaaaaaagaatcatatgcCAAGATACTGCAGTATTGAGCTAGTGCTCTTGAGGGCAGTGACTTGGTTATTTTCTAGAACTGGTAGGGACCTTAACGAATGTCCATGCCACATTCTTCATTTTGTACATGAGAAACCTGAGGTTCAGGGAATTGTGATGACTCAATGAAGGTCACAAAGTAAACTAATGGGAGAGCACAGAAGAGAATTCAGGTCTTTTGACTTTTAGGTCACTGTACCATTCTGGTCAAAATTTATGTTCTAAGGCGATGGTTCTCAACTCCAGTGGGCCTGATAATCCCCTCGAGGGCTTCTTAGCACACAGATGGCCAGCCCTGTGGCAAAGTTTCGGGTTCCATAGGCCTGGGATGAGGCCCTAGAATTTACATTTCtatcaagttcccagatgatgTTGGTGGTGTTGGTGGACAAgggatcacattttaaaaatccctggTTCAAGGGGTAGAGGGGATAGTCAGAAACCTAGGAAtaaatatggaatttttttttgcaGGGGTTATGAATTGATAGGAACTAGTCTTGAGTAAATTTGTACTCAGGGAATGGAATGGTCTGTTAGTAATTCTACATTTCCTATTGCACTAGTATTTTTTTACTAGATAAAGTTTCTATTATCAAGTAATTTAGCACAAATGCCTCATTAATTTCTTACTTGACTCAGAATTAAGACCCATTGGTGGCCTGGAGAATGGGTAAAAGGGACTGCAGGAAACCAATGCCAAGGAAAAAGAAATCCCTACAAGGTATTTTAGAATAATTGTTAATTGTAAATATCTCTTCAGAATCCAAATTCTCAGCAGGAAGTCACCAAATTGCCTTTAGTCATCTTCAATTTCACCATCACACAGGGGAAAAAAGAGCCAGAAATGAtgagtgaaaacaaacaaacaaaaattgggTAATTGAATTTACAAAGGGATCTgaacaatataaatacaaataaattagagagagagaaatacatTACAGTTATGTATGGCAGTGGAAGGATAGAGAGTTTGAGAGGCGGCTACTAAgggttaaagtttttttttttgatttttgatttttAGTGTTTCTATTTCTGGAGTAATGGAAACAGTCTGatattgattgaggtgatgaatacacaactctgtgattataccaaatgccactgattttacactttggatggactgtatggtttatgaatatgtttcaatgaaatatatttgaaataacaacaacaaaaaaaagaggattTGCTTGGGTCAATTAACAAATTTTGTTGCCAGAAATGTGCTTGAAGTTTTCCTTGGTGGTATAGAATAGGAAGATTTCTTGATATTAAGATAAAATCTAAAAACTAAATTCTCACAAGTAGATGCTAAGCACCTCATTTCATTAACGTAAAGTTCATCTTcacttatttcttgtttttatctttttgctGACATTTATTAACTAGTAACGTTAAAATGAATGCTTTGCAATGTTTTGGGACAAAATCCATAGGTAAATCGGTGGTAGGAGCCTTCTTTCTCACTACTCTCCAGTAACCTCTCACGTCTAGAAAGAAACATATCCGCCTGCTCAGAATACTCCTTTCACATTCCTAGAAAGAGAATAATTATTCCTTAATGGCCTGGACACTAAATCAAGGTtttgggaaaaggggagagaaaaaagagggggaggggaaagaatcCAGAAGAACGTCTCGAGCTCACAATCGCTGCGTGCGCCTGACGTTCCTCGCGATGCAGCCAAAGTCCGTTACCCAGTCGGGTTTGAGCCGGCGCCCTGTGCCCGCCGCCCGGGTGACATGTCGCAAAAACCCCGACTTCGGGGCCGCCCCGGCTCCAAGGCCGAAAGGAAGAAGGACCGGGGCGGCGATCGCGAGAGCCAGGCCCCGAAAGTCGGTGTAGTCGAGGACGATGAGGTCCCGAGCATCTCCCATGGTGCCGTCGGCTGGCAGACGGCCCTGATCTCCCCGCCTGTCCCGGAGCCCAGGACCCAGAAGCAGCTGGACCTGAAAGTGGGCGAACTGGTTCAGTTCTTGCTGATAAAGGACCAGAAGAAGATTCCGATTAAGCGGACCGACATCCTGAAGCACGTCATCGGAGACTACTACAAGGACGTCTTCCCTGACCTCCTCAAACTCGCTGCCGAGCGCCTCCAGTACGTCTTTGGGTACAGGCTGGTGAAACTGGAGCCCAAGCACAACACTTATGTCTTGATCAACACTCTGGAGCCGGTGGAGGGGGATGCCGAGATGAAAGGCTCCCAGGACCAGCCCACCACCGGCCTTCTCATGATCATATTAGGGCTCATC
Encoded here:
- the LOC105745587 gene encoding non-structural maintenance of chromosomes element 3 homolog, which codes for MSQKPRLRGRPGSKAERKKDRGGDRESQAPKVGVVEDDEVPSISHGAVGWQTALISPPVPEPRTQKQLDLKVGELVQFLLIKDQKKIPIKRTDILKHVIGDYYKDVFPDLLKLAAERLQYVFGYRLVKLEPKHNTYVLINTLEPVEGDAEMKGSQDQPTTGLLMIILGLIFMKGNCIKESELWRFLRRLGVYPTKKHLVFGDPKKLITGEFVRQRYLKYQRLPHTDPVDYELEWGPRSHLETSKMKALKFVAKIHNQDPRDWPSQYREALEDEEVRARPWSVTPDFF